A stretch of the Haloarchaeobius salinus genome encodes the following:
- a CDS encoding CoxG family protein has product MEFSGTFELEDTTVDEVWLALSDPVLVQESLPGCTFLLHVEGDEVDFDELRERAAGMDRELTNDPEVIAERAFREGERYAALMQVSVGPVNPTFETVVEIDDRERPQMHASGEGSSGDSSFEMSSSMALAETDDGDGVVVEWETEADVFGKVAGMGQRVINPVANRIVKRFFSSVQEKLHDLGVEEVSSSDGESDGSDGRSLVDRVLGRSKSTDSE; this is encoded by the coding sequence ATGGAATTCAGCGGGACATTCGAACTCGAAGACACCACGGTAGACGAGGTATGGCTGGCGCTCTCGGACCCGGTGCTCGTCCAGGAGTCGTTGCCGGGCTGTACCTTCCTGTTGCACGTCGAGGGCGACGAGGTCGACTTCGACGAACTGCGCGAGCGGGCGGCGGGGATGGACCGGGAGCTCACGAACGACCCCGAGGTCATCGCCGAGCGGGCGTTCCGGGAGGGGGAGCGCTACGCCGCCCTGATGCAGGTCAGCGTCGGCCCGGTCAACCCGACGTTCGAGACGGTCGTCGAGATCGACGACCGCGAGCGACCGCAGATGCACGCCTCCGGCGAGGGGAGCTCGGGCGACAGCTCGTTCGAGATGTCGTCGTCGATGGCGCTGGCCGAGACCGACGACGGCGACGGTGTCGTGGTCGAGTGGGAGACGGAGGCCGACGTGTTCGGGAAGGTCGCGGGGATGGGACAGCGCGTCATCAACCCCGTCGCCAACCGCATCGTCAAGCGCTTCTTCTCCTCGGTGCAGGAGAAGCTCCACGACCTCGGCGTGGAGGAGGTATCGTCGTCCGACGGGGAATCGGACGGGAGCGACGGCCGGAGCCTGGTGGACCGCGTGCTGGGCCGGTCGAAGTCGACTGATTCTGAATGA